From a single Gimesia fumaroli genomic region:
- a CDS encoding MFS transporter: MSEGRKAGLFLIFVTVFIDLLGFGIVLPLLPRYGEHFEAGGGTLGLLMASFSAMQFIFAPIWGRISDRVGRRPILILGLLGSTVFYGMFGFATSLGKEGMFLGIGALSWLFITRIGAGIAGATIPTAQAYIADITGPKERGKGMALIGAAFGIGFTFGPLIGAAFVSAETGATPSAAPGYVACVLSGMAALLSIFKLPESLNKQSAELLAKRRHWFDVASFRHALSRPRIGLILLTSFLTTFAFAQFESTLSLLTQELGFAARSNFFIFAYIGFILTLSQGFLVRSLIPKVGEYRMGLAGIVLMVAGLLLIGVAGNSGSYTLLYAVLPISVIGFSATTPSLQSLLSLNTSEDQQGGVLGVGQSISALARILGPLAGIILFKGTQNEFIHGSITSPYWIGAGIMLFGLLLMSSLKSNAGNTEVSSTLET; this comes from the coding sequence GTGTCGGAAGGACGCAAGGCAGGCCTGTTTCTCATCTTTGTTACTGTCTTTATCGATTTGCTCGGTTTTGGAATCGTTTTACCTCTTCTGCCTCGGTACGGAGAACACTTTGAAGCAGGTGGCGGCACACTGGGACTGCTGATGGCATCGTTTTCTGCGATGCAGTTTATCTTCGCGCCCATCTGGGGACGCATTTCTGACCGCGTCGGCCGTCGTCCGATTCTGATCCTGGGATTATTAGGCTCCACCGTCTTTTACGGCATGTTCGGCTTTGCGACATCACTGGGCAAAGAAGGTATGTTTCTGGGCATTGGCGCTTTGTCGTGGTTGTTCATCACGCGCATTGGTGCCGGAATCGCCGGTGCCACAATTCCCACAGCCCAGGCCTATATCGCAGATATCACTGGACCGAAAGAACGCGGCAAAGGGATGGCGCTCATCGGTGCGGCTTTTGGAATCGGATTTACCTTTGGTCCGTTAATCGGCGCTGCGTTTGTCTCTGCTGAAACCGGCGCGACTCCCAGTGCAGCCCCTGGCTATGTCGCCTGCGTGCTTTCCGGAATGGCCGCCCTGCTCTCCATATTCAAACTGCCGGAGTCACTCAATAAACAATCGGCCGAATTACTAGCGAAACGGCGTCACTGGTTTGATGTCGCCAGCTTTCGGCATGCACTTTCCCGTCCACGCATCGGTTTAATCCTGCTCACCAGTTTTTTAACCACATTTGCGTTTGCCCAGTTTGAATCAACACTCTCCCTGCTGACGCAAGAACTCGGATTTGCGGCCCGCAGCAACTTTTTCATCTTCGCTTACATCGGTTTCATCTTAACGCTCAGCCAGGGATTTCTGGTGAGAAGCTTGATACCCAAAGTCGGCGAATACCGTATGGGTCTGGCTGGGATCGTCTTGATGGTAGCTGGCCTGCTCTTGATCGGAGTAGCCGGTAATTCCGGCTCGTACACTCTGTTGTATGCCGTCCTGCCTATCTCTGTCATCGGATTTTCTGCAACCACTCCCTCTCTACAGTCGCTACTATCTCTGAACACCTCAGAAGACCAGCAAGGGGGCGTCTTAGGAGTCGGACAGAGTATCTCAGCGTTGGCTCGTATCCTTGGTCCACTGGCGGGAATCATTCTGTTTAAAGGAACACAAAACGAGTTCATTCACGGAAGTATCACTTCCCCCTATTGGATAGGTGCGGGTATCATGTTATTCGGATTACTCTTAATGAGTAGCCTGAAATCGAACGCGGGAAATACCGAAGTTTCCTCGACACTGGAAACTTGA
- a CDS encoding DUF1573 domain-containing protein, whose product MRDKITKSKWTRRTLLSLAILPFAIAIITHGTGSRVQTSLAGKPKPALAFETYLVDTGLVKETARTVGARFRFKNLSDQTVTVKELIPSCGCLNPQLDKKVYAPNEVGEFQLKMETAGESPGQKEYFVDFRYEDTQERTTRLTLKLELPIRRLVVKPKALVIYQFTPGRTIHPITVSDYRSGKGFEIVSVKSTSKYAKVELGKLEQKDGLRQQKLEVIVEDVVPPGKHNGLIVIKTNDIDFPELYVPLIIQGPEQQAAQKNKPTSPKAN is encoded by the coding sequence ATGCGCGATAAAATCACAAAATCAAAATGGACCAGACGCACTCTACTTAGTCTAGCTATTTTGCCGTTCGCGATTGCTATCATCACACACGGAACTGGTTCTCGCGTTCAAACATCACTCGCCGGGAAACCGAAACCCGCTCTGGCATTTGAAACGTATCTGGTAGATACCGGTCTGGTGAAAGAAACAGCGCGTACGGTTGGTGCCCGCTTTCGCTTCAAAAATCTCAGCGACCAGACTGTTACGGTCAAAGAACTCATCCCCAGTTGTGGCTGTCTGAATCCGCAACTGGATAAGAAAGTATATGCTCCGAATGAAGTCGGAGAGTTTCAGCTGAAAATGGAAACCGCCGGAGAATCTCCCGGCCAGAAAGAGTACTTTGTTGATTTTCGCTATGAGGATACTCAGGAACGAACAACCAGACTGACACTGAAACTGGAACTTCCCATTCGCAGGCTCGTGGTAAAACCCAAAGCGCTGGTCATTTACCAATTCACACCAGGTCGTACAATTCACCCGATAACGGTCTCCGACTATCGATCCGGTAAAGGTTTTGAAATCGTCAGCGTAAAAAGCACTTCCAAATACGCTAAAGTAGAGCTCGGCAAGTTAGAACAGAAAGACGGACTGCGTCAACAAAAGCTGGAAGTGATTGTGGAAGACGTTGTCCCCCCGGGAAAACATAATGGTCTGATTGTCATCAAGACAAACGACATCGACTTCCCCGAACTCTATGTCCCACTGATCATCCAGGGGCCGGAGCAGCAAGCGGCTCAAAAAAACAAGCCTACCTCTCCCAAAGCCAACTGA